A stretch of Aphelocoma coerulescens isolate FSJ_1873_10779 chromosome 1A, UR_Acoe_1.0, whole genome shotgun sequence DNA encodes these proteins:
- the ELFN2 gene encoding protein phosphatase 1 regulatory subunit 29 translates to MRAPLQTMLCLGLWAAALLCLFSPGTVRGDCWLIEGDKGYVWLAICSQNQPPYETIPQHINSTVHDLRLNENKLKVVLYSSLNRFGNLTDLNLTKNEISYIEDGAFMGQSNLQVLQLGYNKLTNLTEGMLRGMARLQFLFVQHNLIELVTPTAFSECPSLISIDLSSNRLSRLEGNTFTSLSNLMVCELAGNPFNCDCSLYGFLNWLALFNNVTKNYDRLQCETPREFAGYPLLVPRPHHNRNAITIFQSMCRGGTIPSLSRVNPTPYTPDSQRDLDEGSAISPGDFLSVKPPASSTTDSSFSPSIKLHDVTITSAILMVTIPMPYSKMYVLVQYNNSYVSDIATLKSKKEYVTVNKLKAHTDYTFCVASIRNNRRYNHTCLTFATRSKGREDPISSTSTTTHYIMTTLGCLFGMVIVLGVVYYCLRKRRMQEEKQKSLNVKKTILEMRYGSDIDTGTIVHPSQKLGEPPVIPVSRMSSIPSMIGEKLPPSKSMEAGMETPKVTTKGNYIEVRTGGGDGLERTQRDEDLRELDNGQGSAAEISTIAKEVDKVNQIINNCIDALKLDTASFLGGGTGVDSDMAFECQSIPAGSSSGLERPSFLSPPYKESSHHPLQRQLSADAAVARKTCSVSSSGSIKSAKVFSLDVPDHPPLSKSDSKYIEKGSPLNSPLDRLPLVSPSAIHHLEVKPSYHCSEHRHSFPALYYEESADTLSQRVSFLKPLSRSKRDSTYSQLSPRHYFSGYSSSPEYSSESTHKIWERFRPYKKHHREEVYMAAGHALRKKVQFAKDEDLHDILDYWKGVSAQQKL, encoded by the coding sequence ATGAGGGCACCACTGCAGACCATGCTGTGCCTGGGGTTGTGGgcagctgccctgctctgcttgtTTTCCCCTGGCACCGTGCGAGGTGACTGCTGGCTGATTGAGGGGGACAAAGGATATGTGTGGCTGGCCATCTGCAGCCAGAACCAGCCCCCGTATGAGACCATCCCTCAGCATATCAACAGCACGGTGCATGACTTGCGTCTGAACGAGAATAAGCTCAAAGTGGTGCTGTACTCCTCCCTCAACCGCTTTGGCAACCTGACTGATTTGAACCTGACCAAGAATGAGATCTCCTACATTGAGGATGGGGCTTTCATGGGTCAGTCAAACCTCCAGGTCTTACAGCTGGGCTACAACAAACTCACCAACCTGACAGAGGGCATGTTGCGGGGCATGGCCCGCCTCCAGTTCCTCTTTGTGCAGCATAACCTAATTGAGCTGGTCACCCCTACTGCCTTCTCTGAGTGCCCCAGCTTGATTAGCATTGACCTGTCATCCAACCGCCTCAGCCGTCTGGAGGGCAACACTTTCACCAGCTTGAGCAACCTGATGGTGTGCGAGCTGGCTGGCAACCCCTTCAACTGTGACTGTAGCCTCTACGGCTTTCTTAACTGGCTGGCTCTCTTCAACAACGTCACCAAGAACTATGACCGCCTCCAGTGTGAGACTCCACGGGAGTTCGCTGGGTATCCGCTTCTGGTGCCTCGGCCTCACCACAACCGCAATGCCATCACCATCTTCCAGTCCATGTGCAGAGGGGGCaccatcccttccctctccagGGTCAACCCAACTCCTTACACCCCTGACTCCCAGCGAGACCTGGATGAGGGCTCAGCCATCAGCCCTGGGGATTTCCTCTCTGTCAAGCCTCCAGCCTCTTCCACCACTGACTCCTCCTTCAGTCCCAGCATCAAGCTACATGATGTCACCATCACTTCAGCCATCCTGATGGTCACCATCCCCATGCCCTACAGTAAGATGTATGTGCTGGTCCAATACAACAACAGCTACGTTTCTGACATAGCAACACTGAAGAGCAAGAAGGAATATGTCACTGTCAACAAGCTGAAGGCCCACACTGATTATACATTCTGTGTGGCCTCTATCCGCAACAACAGGCGTTACAACCATACTTGCCTGACCTTTGCAACCCGGAGCAAAGGCAGGGAGGACCCTATTTCCAGTACTTCCACCACTACGCACTATATTATGACCACCCTGGGTTGCCTCTTTGGGATGGTCATTGTCCTGGGGGTGGTCTATTACTGCTTGCGGAAGCGGAGGATGCAGGAGGAGAAACAGAAATCGCTCAATGTCAAAAAGACCATTCTAGAAATGCGTTATGGATCAGATATTGATACCGGTACCATAGTCCATCCTTCCCAGAAGCTGGGTGAGCCACCTGTCATTCCTGTCTCACGGATGTCCTCCATCCCTTCCATGATTGGGGAGAAGTTGCCCCCGTCAAAGTCAATGGAAGCTGGGATGGAGACTCCTAAAGTCACCACTAAAGGTAACTACATTGAAGTGCGGACTGGTggtggggatgggctggagaGAACCCAGCGGGATGAGGACCTGAGGGAGCTTGACAATGGGCAAGGCTCAGCTGCTGAGATTTCTACTATAGCCAAGGAGGTAGACAAGGTCAACCAGATCATCAACAACTGTATTGATGCCCTCAAGCTGGACACAGCATCCTTCCTGGGTGGTGGGACTGGTGTTGACTCAGATATGGCCTTTGAGTGCCAGTCCATCCCAGCCGGGTCCTCGAGTGGGCTAGAGCGGCCCAGCTTTCTTTCCCCGCCCTACAAGGAAAGCTCCCACCATCCTTTGCAGCGCCAGCTCAGTGCTGATGCTGCTGTGGCCAGAAAGACCTGCAGTGTCTCCTCTAGTGGCTCCATCAAGAGCGCCAAGGTCTTCAGCTTGGATGTGCCTGACCACCCACCACTCAGCAAGTCTGACTCCAAATACATTGAGAAGGGCAGCCCACTTAACAGCCCTTTGGATCGTCTTCCCTTGGTGTCTCCAAGCGCCATCCACCACTTGGAGGTCAAGCCTTCTTACCATTGCAGTGAGCACCGTCACTCCTTCCCGGCCCTGTACTATGAGGAAAGTGCTGACACCTTGAGCCAGCGGGTGTCATTCCTCAAGCCACTGTCCCGGTCCAAGCGAGACTCCACCtactcccagctctcccccagACACTACTTCTCGGGCTACTCCTCCAGCCCCGAGTACTCCTCAGAGAGCACCCACAAGATCTGGGAGCGATTCCGGCCTTACAAGAAACATCACAGGGAGGAGGTTTACATGGCAGCTGGGCATGCCCTGAGGAAGAAAGTTCAATTTGCCAAGGACGAGGATCTGCATGACATCCTGGATTACTGGAAAGGAGTCTCTGCTCAGCAGAAGCTGTGA